A window of Marinobacter salarius contains these coding sequences:
- a CDS encoding glutathione S-transferase family protein, producing MQEFILYHYAMSPFSEKVRAMLGYAGLSWQSVIVREMPPRPMLSALAGGYRKVPVAQSGADVFCDSRAIADEIARLSGKPELSLANQPQAVIDFVHTTDLEVFLACVIAASDGRMLRKLIRDTSLLNALRFLKDRITMGTKSRVKAVRGPQAKAKVMAHIETMESMLEKDFLFGDTPCIADFSAYHGLWFVCDLAGKPWLRDTPNVAAWLERMKAFGHGKPSEITADQALDIARNETPRAIESAGGNELTGKNVEVAPDDYGRDPVAGRLVFADEQTLILERSHARVGQVHVHFPKQGYAIKPA from the coding sequence ATGCAAGAGTTCATTCTGTACCACTACGCCATGTCGCCTTTTTCCGAAAAGGTTAGGGCCATGCTCGGCTACGCCGGCCTTTCCTGGCAGTCTGTTATCGTCCGGGAAATGCCGCCCCGGCCTATGCTTTCCGCGCTGGCGGGTGGTTACCGCAAAGTTCCCGTGGCCCAGAGTGGCGCCGATGTGTTCTGCGACAGCCGCGCCATCGCTGACGAAATCGCACGCCTGAGTGGCAAACCGGAATTGAGCCTGGCCAACCAGCCGCAAGCAGTCATCGACTTTGTGCACACCACGGACCTTGAGGTGTTTCTTGCCTGCGTGATTGCCGCCAGCGATGGCCGCATGCTGCGGAAGCTGATCCGCGACACGTCGCTGCTGAACGCCTTACGCTTCCTCAAGGACCGCATCACCATGGGCACAAAGTCCCGCGTGAAAGCGGTACGAGGGCCGCAGGCAAAAGCCAAGGTTATGGCGCACATCGAAACCATGGAGTCGATGCTGGAGAAAGACTTCTTGTTCGGCGATACTCCCTGCATCGCTGATTTTTCGGCCTACCATGGCCTGTGGTTTGTCTGCGATCTGGCGGGCAAACCCTGGCTGCGGGACACTCCCAACGTGGCAGCGTGGCTGGAGCGAATGAAAGCCTTCGGACACGGCAAACCTAGTGAGATCACCGCTGACCAGGCATTGGACATTGCCCGCAATGAAACGCCGCGAGCCATTGAGTCTGCCGGTGGTAATGAGTTAACAGGAAAGAATGTCGAAGTCGCACCCGATGACTACGGGCGCGACCCGGTCGCAGGACGCCTGGTGTTCGCAGATGAGCAAACCCTGATTCTGGAGCGTTCCCACGCGCGTGTCGGGCAGGTCCATGTCCACTTCCCGAAACAGGGTTATGCAATCAAGCCGGCCTGA